A region of Desulfonatronum thiodismutans DNA encodes the following proteins:
- a CDS encoding DegT/DnrJ/EryC1/StrS family aminotransferase, whose translation MKNLVFDVNVILDLWLQRRPEEELLLLSDLLATGSQSGYQCWICACSIPVLEYVVRRELKKNGADALQAKRIAKQLLTRLLEYAAPLTCFGFHQDASLVAKEDVEDAQIVRAASLLCCPTAIVTNEKRFDVADANVLERTPAQAREWIQDLTQTNIEFVDLKTQQDRIRPDLEKSIHTVLHHGRYILGPEVRELEARLGQAAEAKHAIACSSGTDALLMALMALEVGPGDAVLTTPFSFVATADVIARLGATPVFVDIDPQTYNIDPVKLCEMLECWNAGIKHDAGMPDKSLGRLRPKAIITVDLYGLPCDYDAINAVARKHGLAVIRDGAQSFGSRYKGRSFGTLADISCTSFFPTKPLGCYGDGGALFTDNDDLAHRLTSIRVHGQGANKYDTVRLGIKGRMDTLQAAILLPKLDIFPKELEARAELAWQYAAHLESNEDVQLPVEPEGVSSAWALYIVQLPNTQYREAVQARLKENGIPSMVYYGKPLHLQPAFASLGYKPGAFPVAEQCANRVLSLPLHPYLRKEEVEYVNSNLKSGKR comes from the coding sequence ATGAAAAACCTTGTCTTTGACGTCAATGTCATCCTGGACCTTTGGCTGCAGCGGCGTCCGGAAGAGGAATTGCTGCTTCTCTCCGACTTGCTCGCAACCGGTTCGCAGAGTGGATATCAATGCTGGATCTGTGCTTGCAGCATTCCTGTCCTGGAGTACGTCGTTCGACGGGAACTTAAAAAGAATGGCGCGGACGCTCTGCAAGCCAAACGGATTGCCAAGCAACTGCTGACCCGTCTCCTTGAATATGCCGCTCCGCTGACATGCTTTGGGTTCCATCAGGACGCTTCTCTTGTTGCAAAAGAGGACGTGGAAGATGCCCAGATTGTCCGCGCCGCCTCCCTGCTTTGCTGTCCCACGGCTATCGTGACCAATGAAAAACGCTTTGACGTCGCGGATGCGAATGTCCTGGAACGTACACCGGCCCAAGCCCGTGAATGGATCCAAGACTTAACGCAAACGAACATTGAGTTCGTCGACCTGAAAACGCAGCAGGACCGCATTCGCCCAGATTTGGAAAAAAGCATCCACACTGTTTTGCATCACGGTCGCTACATCCTGGGGCCGGAGGTCAGGGAACTGGAAGCAAGGCTGGGCCAGGCGGCTGAGGCCAAGCATGCCATTGCCTGCTCCTCGGGAACGGACGCCCTGCTCATGGCGCTGATGGCCCTGGAGGTCGGACCGGGAGACGCGGTACTCACGACCCCGTTCAGCTTCGTGGCCACCGCGGACGTCATCGCCCGCCTGGGCGCCACGCCCGTGTTCGTGGATATTGATCCGCAGACGTACAACATTGATCCGGTTAAGTTATGTGAAATGCTGGAATGCTGGAATGCTGGCATAAAACATGATGCTGGGATGCCTGATAAGTCGCTTGGACGGTTGCGGCCCAAGGCGATCATCACCGTTGATCTGTACGGCCTGCCCTGCGACTACGACGCCATCAATGCCGTGGCCCGTAAGCACGGCTTGGCCGTAATCAGGGACGGGGCTCAATCTTTCGGATCACGGTACAAAGGCCGCTCCTTCGGCACCCTGGCGGACATCAGCTGCACGTCCTTTTTTCCTACCAAGCCCTTGGGCTGTTACGGCGACGGCGGAGCGCTGTTCACGGACAACGACGATCTGGCGCACCGCCTGACCTCCATCCGAGTGCACGGCCAAGGCGCAAACAAGTACGACACCGTGCGCCTGGGCATCAAGGGCCGCATGGACACCCTGCAAGCGGCCATTCTGCTGCCCAAATTGGATATTTTCCCCAAGGAGCTGGAGGCGCGGGCTGAACTGGCATGGCAATATGCAGCGCATCTGGAGAGCAATGAGGATGTGCAACTGCCGGTGGAACCCGAAGGCGTCAGTTCCGCCTGGGCCCTGTACATTGTCCAGCTCCCCAATACACAATACCGCGAAGCTGTCCAGGCCAGGCTCAAAGAGAACGGTATCCCTTCCATGGTCTATTATGGCAAGCCCTTGCATTTGCAGCCGGCATTTGCTTCACTGGGGTACAAACCTGGAGCCTTTCCAGTTGCGGAGCAATGTGCAAATCGGGTCTTGAGCCTGCCTTTGCACCCGTATTTGCGGAAGGAGGAGGTGGAGTACGTGAACTCAAATTTGAAGAGTGGGAAAAGGTAA
- a CDS encoding DUF2442 domain-containing protein: MEKVTQVYPLDDYKLKMQFNTGETRIFDARPYLQKGVFQQLQDETRFRQAYVALDTVCWPGGLDIAPETLYDRSQPE; encoded by the coding sequence ATGGAGAAAGTAACTCAAGTTTATCCGCTTGATGACTATAAGTTAAAAATGCAATTTAATACAGGGGAAACACGTATTTTTGATGCACGACCATATTTGCAAAAAGGAGTGTTTCAACAACTTCAAGACGAGACGCGGTTTCGTCAGGCTTATGTTGCCCTGGATACAGTTTGTTGGCCCGGTGGCCTGGATATAGCGCCTGAAACCTTGTATGATCGCTCACAGCCGGAATAA
- a CDS encoding type II toxin-antitoxin system RelE/ParE family toxin, giving the protein MKRLLIRSPSFVRAAKRFVKKRLDNGTELRKALTLLENDVFHPSLKAHKLQGKLTGSWACCVGYDLRIIFRLDRYNEQEAIFLETMGTHDEVY; this is encoded by the coding sequence GTGAAGCGACTCCTGATTCGCTCCCCATCCTTTGTTCGTGCAGCAAAACGGTTTGTCAAAAAGCGTCTTGATAATGGAACTGAATTGCGAAAAGCGCTGACTTTACTTGAAAATGATGTTTTTCATCCAAGCTTGAAGGCGCATAAGCTTCAGGGCAAGTTGACTGGATCATGGGCATGCTGTGTTGGCTATGATCTCAGGATTATTTTCCGTTTGGACCGGTATAATGAGCAAGAGGCCATTTTTCTGGAAACGATGGGCACACATGATGAGGTTTATTGA
- a CDS encoding type II toxin-antitoxin system Phd/YefM family antitoxin — translation MQTIYTDKIVSVTELKRNFTNVLNQAGSDPVAILNHNKVAAYLLSAEHYERLIDRLEDIEDGRIIRERSAGPFVEVSMDDL, via the coding sequence ATGCAAACAATCTACACCGACAAAATCGTCAGCGTCACTGAGTTGAAACGGAATTTTACCAATGTCCTCAACCAAGCGGGCAGCGATCCAGTCGCAATTCTCAACCACAACAAGGTAGCAGCCTATCTTCTTTCCGCAGAGCACTATGAACGGCTGATTGATCGCCTCGAAGACATTGAGGATGGAAGAATCATTCGAGAACGCTCGGCCGGACCCTTTGTGGAGGTGAGCATGGATGACCTATAA
- a CDS encoding Gfo/Idh/MocA family oxidoreductase: MPPKKNIAVIGSGYWGKNLVRNFHGLGVLGMICERDETLLSTFRSSYPDVQTCLAASQVFANPDIEAVAVATPAETHYALVREALLFGKHVYVEKPFVLEQAHGQELISLAEQKGLVLMVGHMLQYHPVFVRLREMVAHGDLGKIDYIYSHRLNLGKIRREENILWSFAPHDISMILALAGEAPERILATGGNYLHQRIADVTTTHLDFPSGLKAHVFVSWLHPFKEQKLVVVGQKAMAVFDDTRAWPDKLLIYPHEIRWENGAPVPSRAEPVRCEAPEAEPLKEQCRHFVECVEQGCVPRTDGQEGLSVLRVLNAAQWSLEHGGRPAILEASSSLQPSQTASQDRSHRLVYQAHETAVIDPGADIGVGSKIWHFSHILSGTTIGNDCTIGQNAMVGPDVRIGNKCKIQNNVSVYKGVTLEDGVFCGPSMVFTNVFNPRALIRKMDQVRPTLVKTGATLGANCTIICGATIGRYALVAAGAVVTEDVPDFALVMGVPARQAGWVSRHGERLDLPVAGDGEAMCPATGEKYLLQGSVLVCNDDSNEI, translated from the coding sequence ATGCCTCCAAAGAAAAATATTGCCGTCATAGGCTCCGGGTATTGGGGCAAGAATCTTGTGCGCAACTTCCACGGTTTGGGAGTGTTGGGAATGATCTGCGAACGGGACGAGACCCTGTTGTCCACGTTCCGCTCCTCGTATCCTGACGTGCAAACGTGCCTCGCCGCTTCCCAGGTGTTTGCGAATCCGGACATAGAGGCCGTGGCCGTGGCCACGCCTGCGGAGACGCATTATGCCCTGGTCCGCGAAGCCTTGCTATTCGGAAAGCACGTCTACGTGGAAAAGCCGTTTGTCCTGGAGCAAGCGCACGGACAGGAATTGATTTCGTTGGCTGAGCAAAAGGGCTTGGTGCTCATGGTCGGGCACATGCTCCAGTATCACCCGGTGTTCGTGCGCCTGCGGGAAATGGTCGCGCACGGGGACTTGGGGAAAATCGACTACATCTATTCACACCGCTTGAATCTGGGGAAAATCAGGAGGGAGGAGAACATTCTCTGGTCCTTTGCCCCACACGATATTTCCATGATTCTGGCCCTGGCCGGGGAAGCACCGGAGCGCATCCTGGCCACGGGCGGCAACTATCTGCATCAGCGCATCGCGGACGTGACCACCACGCACCTGGATTTTCCTTCGGGCCTCAAGGCCCATGTTTTCGTGTCATGGCTGCATCCGTTCAAGGAGCAGAAGTTGGTGGTCGTGGGGCAAAAGGCCATGGCCGTGTTCGACGACACGAGGGCTTGGCCGGACAAGCTGCTGATCTATCCCCATGAGATACGCTGGGAGAACGGTGCGCCAGTGCCTTCCAGGGCGGAGCCCGTGCGTTGCGAGGCGCCAGAGGCGGAACCGCTCAAGGAACAGTGTCGGCATTTCGTGGAATGCGTTGAACAAGGCTGCGTGCCCAGGACCGACGGTCAGGAAGGACTTTCCGTATTGCGCGTGCTGAATGCGGCCCAGTGGTCCCTGGAGCATGGCGGCAGGCCGGCGATTCTGGAGGCGTCAAGCTCCCTGCAACCCTCACAGACAGCGTCGCAAGATCGTTCCCATCGACTCGTCTATCAAGCCCATGAAACAGCGGTTATCGATCCTGGCGCCGATATCGGGGTAGGATCGAAAATCTGGCATTTTTCGCATATTCTTTCCGGTACGACAATAGGCAATGATTGCACCATCGGTCAAAATGCAATGGTCGGCCCGGATGTGCGCATTGGAAACAAATGCAAAATTCAAAACAACGTTTCAGTCTACAAGGGGGTCACGCTGGAGGACGGCGTGTTCTGCGGGCCGTCCATGGTGTTTACCAACGTGTTCAATCCCCGAGCCCTGATCCGCAAGATGGACCAGGTTCGGCCGACCCTGGTCAAGACCGGCGCAACGCTGGGCGCGAACTGCACCATCATCTGCGGCGCGACCATCGGCAGATATGCCCTTGTGGCCGCGGGCGCCGTGGTTACAGAGGACGTTCCGGATTTTGCCCTGGTCATGGGCGTGCCTGCCCGTCAGGCGGGGTGGGTCAGCCGCCATGGTGAACGATTGGACCTGCCTGTGGCGGGCGATGGAGAAGCCATGTGCCCGGCCACGGGCGAAAAATACCTGCTGCAAGGCAGCGTGCTGGTTTGCAATGACGATTCGAACGAAATATGA